One Diabrotica virgifera virgifera chromosome 3, PGI_DIABVI_V3a genomic window carries:
- the LOC114325848 gene encoding endothelial lipase, with protein sequence MKYCKIYISLLLLGACHLLTGDDEHSEDLEYFLYEDKDGNLQVEYLLNNTELKLTSSASDVKYLFFSKSNPDSGVEIHSNNVEKLATTSFTARRETIFVIHGWKGSHEADINSHVREYILRDHDVNIFVVDWSPIAGRSYTTAQGSVKQVGEYVADFARSLNQKYSLRLDKLKFVGHSLGAHVCGNAGAALNGQVDRIVGLDPAGPLFKDNNKDNRIDEDDAVNVQIIHTNGGLLGYYAPCGDSDFYPNGGKSQPGCGIDLTGSCAHSRAYELYAESLTSKAFVGQRCDSYSDYEKDRCDGPKTSMGMFQIDKDASGSYYLKTNKRSPYAQG encoded by the exons TGACTGGTGACGATGAACACTCCGAAGATTTAGAATACTTTTTGTACGAGGACAAAGACGGCAATCTTCAAGTAGAGTATCTCCTAAATAATACTGAACTAAAGCTCACATCTTCGGCTTCCGATGTAAAATACCTTTTCTTTAGTAAATCCAATCCTGACAGTGGCGTAGAGATTCACAGCAACAATGTCGAGAAATTGGCCACGACATCATTTACAGCAAGACGAGAAACAATTTTTGTCATCCATGGATGGAAGGGAAGCCACGAAGCAGATATTAACTCACACGTCAGAGAATATATCCTCAGGGACCACGATGTCAATATTTTTGTCGTCGATTGGAGTCCAATTGCGGGAAGAAGTTACACAACAGCGCAG GGTTCAGTGAAACAGGTTGGAGAGTATGTAGCAGATTTCGCTAGATCCCTGAATCAAAAATACAGTTTACGACTTGATAAGTTGAAATTTGTTGGTCATTCCCTTGGAGCTCATGTCTGTGGAAATGCTGGAGCTGCTCTGAATGGCCAGGTTGATAGAATTGTTG GTTTAGATCCAGCTGGTCCTCTCTTCAAAGACAACAACAAAGACAACCGAATAGACGAAGACGATGCAGTAAATGTACAAATTATCCACACTAATGGAGGGCTGCTGGGATATTATGCCCCATGTGGAGATTCTGATTTCTATCCTAATGGAGGAAAATCCCAGCCAGGTTGTGGAATTGACCTAACAGGAAGCTGTGCTCATTCTCGGGCATACGAACTATACGCTGAATCGCTCACTAGCAAAGCTTTCGTTGGGCAACGATGCGACAGTTATTCAGACTACGAAAAGGATAGATGTGACGGACCAAAAACCAGCATGGGAATGTTCCAAATTGATAAAGA TGCCTCTGGTTCCTACTATCTTAAAACCAACAAGAGATCTCCATATGCTCAAGGTTAA